In one window of Photorhabdus laumondii subsp. laumondii DNA:
- a CDS encoding amino acid permease, translated as MQASLQLERGLNARHIRFMALGSAIGTGLFYGSAEAINMAGPAVLLAYLVGGAAVFMVMRALGEMAVHRPDAGSFASYAHQYLGPLPGFITGWTYTFEMIIVCLADVTAFGIYMGLWYPEVPRWIWVLSIIFIIGALNLCKVKVFGEMEFWLSILKVAAISAMIIAGTGIILFGFSGHFQATGVQNLWQHGGFMPNGLGGIIESLAVVMFAFGGIEIIGITSSEAKNPAKVIPQAINSIPFRILLFYVLTIFVLMAIYPWNSIGQEGSPFVAIFQGLGIGSAANILNIVVITAAISAINSDIFGAGRMMYGMAEKGLAHKKFMHLSRNGVPWVTIMVMTLALLCAVVLNYLLPKQVFVIVASIATFATVWVWLMILLSQFAMRRKMSPGEAQKLQFPVPMWPVAPILTIVFMIFIIAVLSYFPATRIAFYVGGAWIALLTSAYYLWIRKNVIIVSAQSAKETRC; from the coding sequence GTCCGGCGGTATTATTAGCTTATTTAGTGGGCGGTGCTGCTGTCTTTATGGTGATGCGTGCTTTAGGGGAAATGGCAGTCCACAGACCGGATGCCGGCTCTTTCGCCAGTTATGCTCATCAATATTTAGGCCCGTTACCCGGATTTATTACTGGCTGGACCTATACTTTCGAAATGATCATCGTTTGTCTGGCGGATGTGACTGCTTTTGGCATTTATATGGGGCTATGGTACCCGGAAGTGCCGCGTTGGATATGGGTACTGAGCATTATTTTCATTATTGGCGCGCTCAATCTTTGTAAAGTCAAAGTATTTGGCGAAATGGAATTCTGGTTATCGATTCTGAAAGTTGCTGCAATCAGCGCCATGATTATTGCCGGAACCGGTATTATTCTGTTTGGTTTTAGCGGTCATTTTCAGGCAACGGGAGTTCAGAATCTGTGGCAACACGGCGGGTTTATGCCGAATGGGCTGGGGGGCATTATTGAGTCTCTGGCTGTTGTGATGTTTGCTTTTGGTGGCATTGAAATCATTGGTATTACATCCAGCGAAGCTAAAAATCCGGCGAAAGTGATCCCGCAAGCGATTAACTCTATTCCGTTTCGCATTCTTCTGTTTTATGTACTCACTATTTTTGTATTAATGGCGATTTACCCTTGGAATAGTATCGGCCAAGAAGGTAGCCCATTTGTCGCAATATTTCAGGGGCTAGGCATTGGTTCGGCGGCGAATATTCTGAATATTGTCGTCATTACGGCGGCAATTTCGGCCATTAACAGCGATATCTTTGGTGCGGGTCGTATGATGTACGGTATGGCCGAGAAAGGATTAGCCCATAAAAAATTTATGCATTTAAGCCGTAATGGCGTGCCTTGGGTGACGATTATGGTTATGACCTTGGCGTTATTGTGTGCTGTGGTTCTCAATTATTTGCTCCCTAAACAGGTATTTGTCATTGTTGCTTCAATTGCGACTTTTGCCACCGTGTGGGTCTGGTTAATGATTTTGCTATCTCAATTTGCTATGCGCAGAAAAATGTCACCGGGAGAAGCACAAAAATTACAATTCCCAGTACCGATGTGGCCTGTTGCGCCGATTTTAACCATCGTGTTTATGATATTTATTATTGCTGTTCTCAGTTACTTCCCTGCGACACGAATTGCATTCTATGTGGGAGGCGCATGGATCGCGCTGTTAACATCCGCCTATTATTTATGGATACGAAAAAATGTCATTATTGTGAGCGCTCAATCAGCCAAAGAAACACGGTGTTAA